A window from Drosophila yakuba strain Tai18E2 chromosome 3L, Prin_Dyak_Tai18E2_2.1, whole genome shotgun sequence encodes these proteins:
- the LOC6533337 gene encoding epsin-1 isoform X2, with product MQVNVAGLRRNIKNLAHNYSDAQVKVREATSNDPWGPSAAIMGEIADLTHNVVAFSEIMQMIWKRLNDHGKNWRHVYKALILLEYLIKTGSEKVAQQCKENIFAIQTLREFVYFEEGKDQGTHVREKAKQLVTLLKDDERLKNERAKALKAKERFAQNPSGFGSDGYIDGPSQRDLPPGWQEEPPKSVSELEMVRPQTAGEEELQLQLAMAMSREEAEQEEAKRRSDDVRLQLALSQSEQDFKDPNGRPIPAPKKEEPQSHLLDLLDISLGATSISSPPLGAAGGAPAAVVDPWATPGPRAPSQLSDPWSGTSSPQVDPWNPSAAPRTIMGAGVPMSSAPLGAAAGNDAWGARTQSPSVASGSSNEGWLQTNGNANQNGRGATPAGAPAEGWLVKSTAAGALGAAPVNHAANNGSSSSDPWLAEPAASAAGGAAAAAALADPWAAGAAPQAGVGALDDPWKALGTGAIKKQSPEFDEFDLITNRNKSEHSNSNASNNNNASLLDDMDPLSANYGNGAINSSMHPSTGATAKKPIKDAHSFLGENSALVNLDNLIKPIAPQTQTGNQPTYNPFSDNVVPPKTNLFQQQQPAVPSINQLKQQAPFSVSMNQDPWAPVMGGVSATSQPRLPPPVRPTSLNLGPSSVGEFQLLNAFSNPIIPSANIPQPQANSQVYNYAYQSNSSSTTTNILGNSNIPSNMNSSTSNSTIHSCYASPSPGVDGIRNMDIFSERPYYNSPTAPADDSYVYNSKDNNNINSNYGTPRLYSSYAASYSSALSESLAETPGISVAPLGFVADPVLSFGPPTSSANCKLEQNNNMPWIKPEATTNPFLS from the exons ATGCAGGTCAATGTCGCTGGTCTGCGCAGAAACATCAAGAACCTTGCGCACAACTACTCCGATGCCCAG GTCAAAGTGCGCGAGGCCACCTCGAATGACCCGTGGGGTCCTTCGGCCGCCATCATGGGCGAGATAGCGGACCTCACCCACAATGTGGTTGCCTTTTCGGAAATCATGCAGATGATCTGGAAGCGTCTGAATGACCACGGCAAGAACTGGCGCCATGTGTACAAGGCACTCATTTTGCTGGAGTATCTGATCAAGACCGGCTCGGAAAAGGTGGCCCAGCAGTGCAAGGAGAACATCTTTGCCATTCAAACCCTGCGGGAGTTTGTCTACTTCGAGGAGGGCAAGGATCAGGGAACCCATGTTCGTGAGAAGGCCAAGCAGCTGGTCACCCTCCTCAAGGATGACGAGCGACTAAAGAACGAGCGTGCGAAGGCGCTGAAGGCCAAGGAGAGATTCGCTCAGAATCCGAGTGGATTCGGCAGCGATGGTTATATCGATGGACCATCACAACGAGACCTGCCGCCAGGGTGGCAGGAGGAGCCACCCAAATCGGTTTCCGAGCTGGAAATGGTTCGTCCCCAGACGGCGggcgaggaggagctgcagctccagctggccatggccatgtcCCGAGAGGAagcggagcaggaggaggcCAAGCGGCGCAGTGATGATGTGCGCCTGCAACTTGCGCTCAGCCAAAGTGAGCAGGATTTCAA GGATCCAAACGGACGTCCTATTCCTGCGCCCAAGAAGGAGGAACCACAGAGCCACTTACTGGATCTGCTGGATATTTCTCTGGGCGCTACGAGTATCTCGAGTCCGCCGCTAGGCGCTGCAGGCGGCGCCCCTGCGGCTGTAGTTGATCCCTGGGCCACACCTGGTCCCCGAGCTCCCAGCCAGTTGTCCGATCCCTGGTCGGGTACATCCTCGCCACAAGTGGATCCCTGGAATCCCTCCGCTGCCCCGCGAACCATCATGGGTGCCGGAGTGCCGATGAGTTCGGCGCCATTGGGTGCAGCAGCTGGAAACGATGCCTGGGGAGCACGCACTCAGTCGCCATCGGTGGCCTCGGGCTCCTCCAACGAGGGTTGGCTGCAGACCAATGGCAATGCCAACCAAAATGGACGTGGAGCCACCCCGGCCGGTGCTCCTGCTGAAGGCTGGCTGGTAAAATCAACTGCTGCCGGAGCTTTAGGAGCTGCGCCCGTAAACCATGCGGCAAATAATGGTAGCTCATCTTCGGATCCCTGGCTAGCAGAGCCAGCAGCATCAgcggcaggaggagcagcagcagcagctgccttGGCAGATCCCtgggcagcaggagcagcacctCAGGCGGGTGTGGGGGCACTGGATGATCCCTGGAAAGCCCTGGGAACTGGTGCCATAAAG AAACAGTCACCCGAGTTTGATGAGTTCGACTTGATTACCAACCGGAACAAGAGTGAGCACAGCAATTCCAACgcctccaacaacaacaatg CTTCTCTGCTTGACGACATGGATCCGCTATCTGCGAACTACGGAAATGGAGCTATAAACAGCAGTATGCATCCGTCGACGGGCGCCACGGCAAAGAAACCTATAAAGGATGCCCATTCTTTCCTCGGGGAGAACTCTGCGCTTGTTAACCTGGATAATCTGATCAAACCGATTGCGCCACAAACGCAAACGGGTAATCAGCCGACGTACAATCCCTTCAGCGACAACGTAGTGCCACCCAAAACGAATCTAttccagcaacagcagccagcc GTGCCGTCCATCAATCAGCTGAAACAACAGGCCCCGTTTTCAGTCAGCATGAACCAAGATCCCTGGGCACCTGTAATGGGTGGCGTTAGTGCGACTTCACAG CCAAGACTTCCGCCTCCCGTACGTCCCACTAGCCTCAATTTGGGGCCCTCGTCCGTGGGTGAATTTCAGCTGTTGAATGCGTTTAGTAATCCCATCATTCCCTCCGCCAACATCCCCCAGCCACAGGCCAATTCGCAGGTCTACAATTATGCGTAtcaaagcaacagcagcagcaccaccaccaataTCCTTGGTAATAGCAATATTCCGAGCAATATGAACAGctccaccagcaacagcaccatACACAGCTGCTACGCAAGTCCGAGTCCGGGTGTCGATGGCATTCGCAACATGGATATATTCAGCGAACGTCCATACTATAATAGTCCAACAGCACCTGCTGATGATAGCTATGTGTACAACAGCAAGGATAATAACAATATCAACAGCAACTATGGTACTCCCAGACTTTATTCAAGCTATGCTGCCAGCTATAGCAGTGCCCTATCCGAATCACTGGCCGAAACCCCTGGAATTAGCGTTGCTCCCCTGGGTTTTGTGGCCGATCCTGTCCTGAGTTTTGGCCCCCCAACCTCGTCGGCCAACTGCAAGCTGGAA CAAAATAACAACATGCCGTGGATCAAGCCGGAAGCAACTACAAATCCGTTTTTGTCGTAA